The Castanea sativa cultivar Marrone di Chiusa Pesio chromosome 11, ASM4071231v1 genome contains a region encoding:
- the LOC142617130 gene encoding uncharacterized protein LOC142617130 — METKPALSAAVVEVLKQDNYLDPSSSTASVPLEEGKLDSSIKPGESDKKGNIDDGVEVYMDLCKFLQIGDWNAAKEFLNRRPHAISAKITVTGKTALYVAAEAGHEHIVEEMVKQMPEENLEIQDIYGYTALTRAAYNGNYRIAECLLGKNERLISIGDQREDIPVVLALYNGHLKLARYLYLRTPLDILERENGTIGATVVCEAIYNKALDIALDLVNRCPRLVIALARYGDSPFYALACMPDYFIRGNRLVFWK; from the exons ATGGAAACAAAGCCTGCCTTGAGTGCAGCTGTGGTTGAAGTTCTTAAGCAAGACAATTATTTGGACCCGAGTAGCAG TACGGCTTCAGTTCCTTTAGAAGAAGGCAAGCTTGACTCAAGTATTAAGCCAG GAGAAAGTGACAAAAAGGGAAACATTGATGATGGCGTTGAGGTTTATATGGACTTATGCAAATTTTTGCAAATTGGTGATTGGAATGCTGCCAAGGAGTTCCTTAATCGCCGTCCGCATGCAATAAGTGCAAAAATCACAGTTACGGGCAAGACCGCACTTTATGTTGCAGCTGAAGCTGGACATGAGCATATAGTGGAGGAGATGGTAAAGCAAATGCCtgaagaaaatttggaaatacAAGATATTTATGGTTACACAGCTCTAACTCGGGCAGCTTATAATGGAAACTACCGTATAGCAGAATGCTTGCTTGGAAAGAATGAGCGCTTGATCAGTATTGGAGATCAAAGGGAAGATATTCCAGTTGTTCTGGCTCTTTACAACGGGCATTTAAAATTGGCTCGTTATCTCTATTTGCGCACTCCGCTAGATATTCTAGAGCGAGAAAATGGCACCATCGGGGCTACAGTTGTTTGCGAGGCAATATATAACAAAGCTTTGG ATATTGCTTTGGATTTAGTCAACCGTTGTCCGCGTTTGGTTATTGCTCTAGCCAGATATGGTGACTCCCCTTTTTATGCACTGGCTTGTATGCCTGATTATTTCATACGCGGAAATCGGCTCGTATTTTGGAAATGA